CAGCCCGCCCCTGACAACAAGGACGGGCCATTTCTCCGGGTGTGCGGGACTCATGAAGCAAGGCTATACGTCCTGGCCGGATGGCGCCGATTTGATGGGTGCCCCGCCAGGCACGTATAGTCGTTATCTCGTCCGGCAGGACCCGGCAGAAGCCGCAGAATCACGCCGGATGCGAGGGGGATCCACCAGTGGGGTGGCCTCGATACGTTCGACCCGTATGTCCTCCACGAGAGAAAGCAACAGCCCCGGACCAGCAGTCCGGGGCTGTTGTCTTGTCCAAAGGTGCTTGTCCAAAAGGTGTTTGTCGAAAGGGCGGTTGCTTCCGCCGTGGTCCGACGCCGGGCTCAGGCCTCGGTCAGCTCGTCTTCCTGCTGCCGCACCAGGGTAAGGCGATAGCCGACGTTCCGGACGGTGCTGATCAGGTTTTCGTGGTCGGCGCCGAGCTTGGCACGTAGCCGGCGGACGTGGACGTCCACTGTCCGGGTGCCGCCGTAGTAGTCATAGCCCCACACCTCGGTGAGGAGTTGCTGGCGCGTGAAGACACGTCCCGGGTGCTGGGCCAGATACTTGAGGAGTTCAAACTCCTTGAAAGTCAGGTTCAGCGCCGCGCCGTTGACGCGGGCCGTGTAGCTCGCTTCATCGATGACGACGCCGGCGGCCCGGATTTCGGTGGGGACGTCCTCTTTGTCCGGAACCGCCCTGGCCACGGAGAGCCGGATACGGGCTTCCACCTCGGCAGGTCCGGCGGAATCAAGGACGATGTCATCCACTGCCCAGGCCGATGAGACAGCAGCCATGCCGCCTTCGGTCAGGATGAGCACCAGCGGAGCACTCAGCCCTGTTGCCTTCAGCAGCTGCGTCAGGGAGCGGGCGCCGACCAGGTCCTTGCGGGCATCCAGGAGCACGATGTCGCAGGGATCCGTCTCGAGGAGGGCCGTTGGCTCTGCGGCGAGGATGTGCACCCTGTGGTTCAGGAGTTCCAAGGCAGGCAGGATGTCCACTGATGAGCCGGTGCTGTTCGTCAGTAACAGGATGTGCGACATTATTCCTCCAGGGGGCGTCCGCGCATCTTTGGGCGACTGAACCGGGTTTTCACCGGCCGGTACTGTCTCACTGCTGCAGTCTGGGCCGTTAATGGAAATATCCGGCCGGCAACCGAAACAGGGAGCGTAGCTGAGCTTTGAGTATACCCAACGCCGACCACGCAGGTATGGATGGTGCCCATCAGGTGGTTCGTTTTGCGACATATCCCGGTCACATAAGGCAGGATTGAGCCAGCGGGCACAAAGCCCGGCCGGGGAGGACGCAGCCGCCTTGCCGGGTCCGCCGCCAGAATGGAATGCAGCGAATTGAGTGCAGAGTCGAAGCCGGGCACACCGGAGCCGGGTTCCGTATGACAGCGGAGCTGAAGGCCCCCGCACGGTCGCTGGGCTCGTGGACCATTGGAGTCTTCGGGGTGGCCGGACTGATTGCGATCATTGCCGGTGTGTACACCTCGCAGGAGGCCTTGACCGCCATCGCGGTCGTCGTGGCGCTGGCCGTAGGCATCGGCTGGCCGCACTTCCTCCGGATTCCGGCGAAAAAGACGCTGGCTGCCGTTATCGGCATCCCGGGCGCGGGATCGGCGCTTGCCGCGGGGCTCGTCCCTGCTCCCGGTTACCTTGACTGGACACCCGCCTTCATTGCCCTGGGGATGATGGCCGTCTTCGTAGTGCAACTGATCCGCGGCACCGGCCAGGCGCAGCGGCTGGAGTCCACACTGGGCTGTTGCGCCGGCGTGCTGCTTTCGTGCCTAGGGGCCGGCTGGATTGCCGGAGCCCGGTTTAACGGCGTCCGGGAAATGCTCCTCGTGGCAGCCTTCAGTGCCGCGGTGGCACTGCTCGCAGGCCTGATCCGCTGGCCGGACAGCATCGTCGCGCCACTGGGCATCGTGCTGGCCGGACTTGCCGGTCCGCTGGCGGGTCTGGTCTTCTCGGATATCGCGGTCCTGCCGGCGGCGCTCTTCGGGGTGGTGGTGGGGGCCGTCCTGGTCAGTTTCCGCCGGCTCGTCACACTCCGGGGCGGTCCCCTGAACCTCCTGGCGGCCGTTAGCATGGGTCTGGCACCGGTCTCGGCAGTGGGTTCGCTGGCCTACTTCATAGACAAGCTACTCATCTACTAAGCGTTAGGATGGCATCATGTCCGTACTTGCATTCGAAATCTTCTTCCTTGTCCTGCTCGGCATCGCCAGCCTGTCCATGGCCTGGTTCGCCGGCTTTGTGGTCTACCGCCTGTTCAAAGGCCAGAAGTAGACCCTTTCCGGAGCTAGCCATTTCCCGAGGTATTTGCTGTGCCGATTGAGATTCCAACAGACCTGACCCCTGAACTTGTTCCGCTTTCCTGGCTCATCGGTGAGTGGGAGGGCCGCGGCCGGCTCGGCAGCGGGGACGAGGATTCGGAGCACTTCTTCCAGCACGTTTCGTTCACCCACAACGGGCTGCCCTATCTGCAGTACCGCGCTGAAAGCTGGTTGACGGACGACGACGGCACTATCCTCCGGCCGCTCACCGTTGAGACCGGTTTTTGGGCGCTGGAACGCAAGCAGCTCGATGCCGACGGCGGCCCGGGCCTGGTTCCCGCCGATATCGTCCCTGCCCTGAAAAGCGCGGACGAGGTCGAGGCCCTTCGCAACAAGGATGGCGGCTTCGACATCTCTGTATCCATCGCCCATCCCGGCGGGATCTCTGAGCTGTACTACGGGCAGATCAAGGGCCCGCAGATCCAGCTCACCACGGACATGGTGATGCGCGGCAGCCATTCGAAGGACTACAGCGCAGCCACCCGGATCTTCGGGCTCGTGGACGGGAACCTGCTGTGGCGCTGGGACGTCGCGGCCGGCGGAACGACGCAGCCCGGCAAGGGACTTGAGGCGCACGCTTCCGCCTTTCTGAAAAAGGTCTCCTGACCTCCGGCGGCTCGCGGTTGAACCCCCGGTAGACTTGGCTTCCGACGCTTCAACGCCGGAGTGAACCAGCAGCCGGAGTTAACCAAGGGAGCAGCGCCATGGATGCAGCGGGAAACTCCAGGGACTACAGCGACCTGAAAGCCCTCTTCTTTAACGGCACGCTCAAGAAATCGCCGCAGCCCAGCAACACGAACGGCCTGATCAACATCAGCCGCCTGATCATGGAGAAGCAGGGCGTCAGCGTCCGGGTCATCAGGACTGTTGACCACGATATCGCCAGCGGCGTCTATCCGGACATGACCGAACACGGCTGGCTTACCGACGAATGGCCCCGGCTCTACCCGGCAGTGCAGGAAGCGGACATCGTGGTGGTGGCTGGTCCAATCTGGCTGGGCGACAACTCCTCACAGACCAAGAAACTGATTGAGCGGCTCTACGCCCACTCAGGTGAACTGAACGAGAAGGGGCAGTGGGCGTTCTATCCGAAGGTAGGCGGGTGCCTGATCACCGGCAATGAAGACGGCATCAAACACTGCTCCATGAACGTCCTCTATAGCCTGCAGCACATCGGCTTCAGCATCCCGCCCCAAGCCGACGCCGGCTGGATCGGTCCGGTGGGCCCTGGCCCCAGCTACCTGGACGAGGGTTCCGGCGGCCCGGAATCCGACTTCACCAACCGGAACACCACGTTCATGACCTGGAACCTTCTTCACCTGGCCCGCATGCTCAAGGATGCAGGCGGGATTCCCGCCTATGGCAACCTCCCGGCCGAATGGAAGGCCGGGACACGATTCGATTTCG
Above is a window of Arthrobacter pascens DNA encoding:
- a CDS encoding winged helix-turn-helix transcriptional regulator, coding for MSHILLLTNSTGSSVDILPALELLNHRVHILAAEPTALLETDPCDIVLLDARKDLVGARSLTQLLKATGLSAPLVLILTEGGMAAVSSAWAVDDIVLDSAGPAEVEARIRLSVARAVPDKEDVPTEIRAAGVVIDEASYTARVNGAALNLTFKEFELLKYLAQHPGRVFTRQQLLTEVWGYDYYGGTRTVDVHVRRLRAKLGADHENLISTVRNVGYRLTLVRQQEDELTEA
- a CDS encoding permease, which produces MTAELKAPARSLGSWTIGVFGVAGLIAIIAGVYTSQEALTAIAVVVALAVGIGWPHFLRIPAKKTLAAVIGIPGAGSALAAGLVPAPGYLDWTPAFIALGMMAVFVVQLIRGTGQAQRLESTLGCCAGVLLSCLGAGWIAGARFNGVREMLLVAAFSAAVALLAGLIRWPDSIVAPLGIVLAGLAGPLAGLVFSDIAVLPAALFGVVVGAVLVSFRRLVTLRGGPLNLLAAVSMGLAPVSAVGSLAYFIDKLLIY
- a CDS encoding FABP family protein yields the protein MPIEIPTDLTPELVPLSWLIGEWEGRGRLGSGDEDSEHFFQHVSFTHNGLPYLQYRAESWLTDDDGTILRPLTVETGFWALERKQLDADGGPGLVPADIVPALKSADEVEALRNKDGGFDISVSIAHPGGISELYYGQIKGPQIQLTTDMVMRGSHSKDYSAATRIFGLVDGNLLWRWDVAAGGTTQPGKGLEAHASAFLKKVS
- a CDS encoding flavodoxin family protein → MDAAGNSRDYSDLKALFFNGTLKKSPQPSNTNGLINISRLIMEKQGVSVRVIRTVDHDIASGVYPDMTEHGWLTDEWPRLYPAVQEADIVVVAGPIWLGDNSSQTKKLIERLYAHSGELNEKGQWAFYPKVGGCLITGNEDGIKHCSMNVLYSLQHIGFSIPPQADAGWIGPVGPGPSYLDEGSGGPESDFTNRNTTFMTWNLLHLARMLKDAGGIPAYGNLPAEWKAGTRFDFENPEYR